A genomic region of Mycobacterium sp. Aquia_213 contains the following coding sequences:
- a CDS encoding TlpA family protein disulfide reductase, whose product MTPKTRWTIAILAVVVALAAALVAQLRDESAPTATFRPPPAREHRDADTPAALAGPRARANLPPCPAPGNGPGPAALRGVLVECAADGSTVDVARALAGRRVVINLWAYWCAPCAAELPAMAEYQRRVGSDVMVVTVHQDENETAALLRLAELGVRLPTLQDGRRLIAAALKVANVVPATVVLRPDGSVAQTLLRDFASADEIAAAVGNDR is encoded by the coding sequence TTGACCCCGAAAACCCGCTGGACCATCGCGATCTTGGCGGTGGTGGTCGCGCTGGCCGCCGCGCTCGTCGCGCAACTGCGCGACGAGTCCGCGCCAACCGCGACATTCCGGCCGCCGCCCGCTCGCGAGCACCGCGACGCCGATACACCGGCCGCGCTGGCCGGGCCCCGGGCGCGAGCCAACCTGCCGCCCTGCCCCGCGCCGGGCAACGGTCCCGGCCCCGCGGCCTTGCGTGGTGTGCTGGTCGAATGCGCGGCCGACGGATCGACCGTCGACGTCGCTCGCGCGCTGGCCGGACGCCGGGTGGTCATCAATCTGTGGGCGTACTGGTGTGCGCCGTGTGCGGCCGAACTGCCCGCGATGGCCGAATATCAGCGACGGGTCGGATCCGACGTCATGGTGGTGACCGTGCATCAAGACGAGAATGAGACCGCCGCGCTGCTGCGGTTGGCGGAACTGGGGGTTCGGCTCCCGACCTTGCAGGATGGGCGGCGGCTGATTGCCGCCGCACTCAAGGTGGCAAATGTGGTGCCCGCGACGGTGGTGCTGCGACCGGACGGTAGCGTTGCGCAGACGCTGCTGCGCGATTTCGCGAGTGCCGACGAGATCGCGGCCGCGGTAGGAAACGACAGATGA
- a CDS encoding DUF4232 domain-containing protein: MAAVLGPHASAVPVGEQAEPCRSEQVAVTASPTQGAVGHRSLTLAFSLAGGAEPCTLTGYPAIETGTGGPDIHAKPTPRGYMGGLPSSVDVPPTVTLSLAGQGQAIVEGLAVDGQGNPCPNYTALRVNPPNTIIVLTVPATIDACELQVHPVTALEQ, encoded by the coding sequence GTGGCCGCCGTGCTGGGACCGCACGCGTCGGCGGTGCCGGTCGGCGAGCAGGCGGAGCCGTGCCGCTCGGAGCAAGTCGCCGTGACCGCTTCCCCGACGCAGGGCGCCGTGGGCCACCGCTCGCTGACCCTGGCGTTCAGCCTCGCCGGCGGGGCGGAGCCCTGCACGCTCACCGGCTACCCCGCGATCGAAACGGGTACCGGCGGGCCGGACATTCATGCCAAACCCACGCCGCGCGGTTACATGGGCGGCTTGCCGAGCAGTGTCGACGTGCCGCCGACCGTCACCTTGTCATTGGCCGGACAAGGACAGGCCATCGTGGAGGGGTTGGCCGTCGACGGCCAGGGCAACCCGTGCCCGAACTACACCGCGCTGCGGGTCAACCCGCCCAACACGATCATCGTGCTCACCGTGCCGGCCACCATCGACGCCTGCGAATTACAGGTGCATCCCGTCACCGCATTGGAGCAGTAG
- a CDS encoding phage holin family protein, whose product MSKVDRKNGVPNTLTTIPLADPHASQGEPSIGDLIKDATTQASTLVRAEVELARAEIVRDIKKGLTGSVFFIAALVVLFYSTFFFFFFLAELLDNWLWRWVAFLIVFAIMVVVGAVLALLGYLKVRRIRGPRETIESVKETRTALTPGHDKTPAATKQLSEAPGKHAKPENGNPSDPSGW is encoded by the coding sequence GTGAGCAAAGTCGATCGCAAAAATGGGGTGCCGAACACGCTGACCACGATTCCGTTGGCCGACCCGCACGCCAGCCAAGGCGAGCCGTCGATCGGTGACCTGATCAAAGACGCGACGACTCAGGCGTCCACCCTGGTGCGGGCCGAGGTCGAGCTGGCCCGCGCCGAAATCGTCCGCGACATCAAGAAGGGCCTCACCGGCAGCGTCTTCTTCATCGCCGCGCTGGTGGTGCTGTTCTACTCCACCTTCTTTTTCTTCTTCTTCCTCGCCGAGTTGCTCGACAACTGGCTGTGGCGCTGGGTGGCCTTCCTGATCGTGTTCGCGATCATGGTCGTCGTCGGAGCCGTACTGGCGCTGCTGGGCTATTTGAAGGTGCGCCGGATCCGCGGACCGCGCGAGACCATCGAATCGGTCAAGGAGACGCGTACCGCGCTTACCCCCGGCCACGACAAGACCCCCGCCGCGACCAAGCAGCTCAGCGAGGCCCCCGGTAAGCACGCCAAGCCCGAAAACGGCAACCCCAGCGATCCCTCAGGTTGGTAG
- the crp gene encoding cAMP-activated global transcriptional regulator CRP, whose protein sequence is MDEILARAGIFQGVEPGAVTALTKQLQPVDFPRGHTVFAEGEPGDRLYIIVSGKVKIGRRSPDGRENLLTIMGPSDMFGELSIFDPGPRTSSATTITEVRAVSMDRDALRAWIADRPEIAEQLLRVLARRLRRTNNNLADLIFTDVPGRVAKQLLQLAQRFGTQEGGAMRVTHDLTQEEIAQLVGASRETVNKALADFAHRGWIRLEGKSVLISDSERLARRAR, encoded by the coding sequence GTGGACGAGATCCTGGCAAGGGCAGGAATCTTCCAAGGGGTTGAACCCGGCGCAGTCACCGCACTGACCAAGCAATTACAACCCGTCGACTTCCCGCGTGGACACACCGTTTTCGCGGAAGGGGAACCAGGCGATCGGCTGTACATCATCGTCTCGGGGAAGGTCAAGATCGGTCGCCGATCGCCCGATGGCCGGGAGAATCTGCTGACGATCATGGGCCCGTCGGACATGTTCGGCGAATTGTCGATCTTCGACCCAGGACCCCGGACATCGAGCGCCACCACGATCACCGAGGTGCGCGCGGTATCGATGGACCGCGACGCGTTGCGGGCATGGATCGCCGATCGGCCCGAAATCGCCGAACAGTTGCTGCGGGTCCTCGCCCGACGGCTGCGTCGCACCAACAACAACCTGGCCGACCTCATCTTCACCGACGTGCCCGGCCGGGTGGCCAAGCAGCTGCTCCAGCTCGCCCAGCGTTTCGGCACCCAGGAGGGTGGCGCGATGCGGGTCACCCACGACCTGACCCAAGAGGAGATAGCCCAGTTGGTTGGCGCTTCCCGGGAGACGGTCAACAAGGCGCTCGCCGATTTCGCCCACCGCGGGTGGATCCGGCTGGAGGGTAAGAGCGTGCTGATCTCGGACTCCGAGCGACTGGCCCGCCGAGCGAGGTAA
- a CDS encoding serine protease has protein sequence MQTAHRCIVAVLVTVLLVQPGLPANVAAADDRVPMGGGAGIVINGDTMCTLTTIGGDAAGELIGFTSAHCGGPGAQVAAEAAEGRGTLGTMVAGNDALDYAVIKFDQAKVAPVANYGGFVINGIGPEPVFGQIACKQGRTTGNSCGVTWGPGQDPGTIVMQVCGRPGDSGGPVTVDNLLVGMIHGAFSDNLPTCVIKYIPLHTPAVVMSFNAVLADINAKHRPGAGFVPIPA, from the coding sequence TTGCAGACCGCACATCGGTGCATTGTGGCGGTGCTGGTGACCGTGCTCCTCGTCCAGCCTGGTTTGCCCGCAAACGTCGCGGCCGCGGACGACCGGGTGCCGATGGGTGGCGGTGCGGGCATCGTCATCAACGGGGACACGATGTGCACCCTGACGACCATCGGCGGCGATGCCGCCGGTGAGCTGATCGGCTTCACTTCCGCGCACTGCGGTGGCCCGGGCGCGCAGGTCGCCGCCGAGGCCGCCGAAGGCCGAGGCACGCTGGGAACGATGGTTGCGGGCAACGACGCCCTCGACTACGCGGTGATCAAATTCGATCAGGCCAAGGTCGCGCCGGTGGCCAACTACGGCGGCTTCGTCATCAACGGCATCGGTCCGGAACCGGTGTTCGGTCAGATCGCCTGCAAGCAGGGCCGTACGACCGGCAATTCGTGCGGCGTCACCTGGGGGCCGGGCCAGGATCCGGGGACCATCGTCATGCAGGTGTGCGGCCGGCCGGGTGACTCGGGCGGGCCGGTGACCGTCGACAACCTGTTGGTCGGGATGATCCACGGCGCGTTCAGCGACAACCTGCCGACCTGCGTCATCAAGTACATCCCGCTGCACACTCCGGCGGTGGTGATGTCGTTCAACGCGGTGCTGGCCGACATCAACGCCAAACACCGGCCCGGCGCGGGCTTCGTCCCGATACCCGCCTGA
- a CDS encoding NUDIX hydrolase, with translation MSAGGAARAQGTVPLTPDVCPSWLRPLVDNVGQIPDAYRRRLPPDVLAMVTAARAASEHDDREAAVLVLFSGPESGPEDGGVPDDADLLLTVRASSLRHHAGQAAFPGGASDPGDRGPVATALREAHEETGIDVARLHPLITMEKAFIAPSQFHVVPVLAYSPDPGPVAVVNEAETAIVSRVPVRAFINPDNRLMVYRGDLGNRWAGPAFLLNQMLVWGFTGQVISAVLDVAGWAKPWDTNNVRELDDAMVLVGQQGGAR, from the coding sequence GTGAGTGCTGGGGGTGCCGCCCGCGCACAGGGGACGGTTCCCCTGACGCCCGACGTCTGCCCGTCCTGGTTGCGTCCGTTGGTCGACAACGTAGGTCAGATCCCGGACGCTTACCGGCGCCGCTTGCCACCCGATGTGTTGGCGATGGTGACCGCGGCCAGGGCAGCGTCCGAGCACGACGATCGCGAGGCCGCTGTGCTGGTTCTGTTTTCGGGTCCCGAGTCCGGGCCCGAGGACGGCGGTGTGCCCGACGACGCCGACCTGTTGCTCACGGTGCGGGCGTCGTCGCTGCGGCACCACGCGGGCCAGGCGGCCTTTCCCGGCGGCGCATCCGACCCCGGCGATCGCGGGCCGGTTGCCACCGCGCTGCGAGAAGCACACGAAGAGACCGGGATCGACGTCGCCCGGCTGCATCCCCTGATCACGATGGAAAAGGCATTCATCGCGCCGTCGCAGTTCCATGTCGTCCCGGTGCTGGCGTACTCGCCGGACCCCGGACCGGTCGCCGTGGTCAACGAAGCCGAAACGGCGATCGTGTCGCGGGTTCCGGTGCGCGCGTTCATCAATCCGGACAATCGGCTGATGGTCTACCGCGGCGACCTCGGCAATCGTTGGGCCGGTCCGGCGTTTCTGCTGAATCAGATGCTGGTTTGGGGATTCACTGGCCAGGTGATTTCTGCCGTACTCGACGTCGCCGGTTGGGCAAAGCCATGGGACACCAACAACGTCCGTGAGCTCGACGACGCGATGGTGCTGGTCGGCCAGCAGGGCGGCGCGCGATGA
- the nth gene encoding endonuclease III, whose protein sequence is MNRTLAQAFPDAHCELDFRSPLELTVATILSAQSTDKRVNLTTPALFARYKSALDYAKADRDELENLIRPTGFFRNKASSLIGLGQALVERFDGEVPSTMDELVTLPGVGRKTANVVLGNAFDIPGITVDTHFQRLVARWHWTAETDPVKIEHAVGELVERKEWTLLSHRVIFHGRRVCHARKPACGVCVLAKDCPSFGLGPTEPALAAALVQGPEAEHLLSLVGL, encoded by the coding sequence ATGAATCGCACACTGGCACAAGCGTTTCCGGACGCGCATTGCGAGCTGGATTTCAGATCGCCGCTGGAACTGACGGTGGCCACCATTCTTTCGGCGCAGAGCACCGACAAACGGGTCAACCTGACGACGCCGGCATTATTCGCGCGATATAAGTCGGCATTGGATTATGCGAAAGCCGATCGCGACGAGCTGGAAAACCTCATCCGCCCCACTGGCTTCTTCCGCAACAAGGCGAGCTCGCTGATCGGCCTGGGGCAGGCGCTGGTTGAGCGGTTCGACGGCGAGGTGCCGTCCACCATGGACGAGTTGGTGACGCTGCCCGGGGTCGGGCGCAAAACCGCCAACGTCGTCCTGGGCAACGCCTTCGACATCCCCGGGATCACCGTCGACACCCATTTCCAGCGGCTGGTGGCCAGATGGCATTGGACCGCCGAAACGGACCCGGTCAAGATCGAGCACGCCGTCGGCGAACTGGTGGAACGCAAGGAATGGACCCTGCTGAGCCACCGCGTGATCTTCCATGGCCGCCGGGTCTGCCACGCACGCAAACCGGCCTGCGGGGTCTGCGTGCTGGCCAAAGACTGCCCGTCGTTCGGGCTCGGCCCCACCGAACCGGCGCTGGCCGCGGCCCTGGTGCAGGGTCCCGAAGCCGAACACCTGCTCTCCCTGGTCGGGCTGTAA
- the marP gene encoding acid resistance serine protease MarP, which translates to MTPSQWLDIAVLAVAFIAAISGWRSGAVGSLFSFVGVLLGAIAGVLLAPHIVSHIAAPRAKLFGALFLILALVVVGEVAGVVLGRAVRGAIHSRAIRTADSVIGVGVQLVVVLTAAWLLATPLTQSKDQPELAAAVRGSRVLAEVNNFAPPWLKTVPKRLSALLNTSGLPAVLEPFSRTPVIPVESPDPALATNPVVTAAAPSVVKVRSLAPSCQKVLEGTGFVIAPDRVMTNAHVVAGSSSVQIYASGNPLDATVVSYDPSVDIAILAIPNLPPPPLAFSETEAKTGTNVVVLGYPGGGNFTATPARIREAIKLSGPDIYRDPTPVTRDVYTIRANVEQGNSGGPLIDLSGHVLGVVFGAAVDDPDTGFVLTAGEVAGQLAKIGATQQVGTGTCVS; encoded by the coding sequence ATGACCCCATCGCAGTGGCTGGATATTGCCGTTCTCGCAGTCGCCTTCATCGCGGCCATCTCGGGCTGGCGATCGGGCGCGGTGGGTTCGCTGTTTTCGTTTGTCGGCGTGCTGCTGGGCGCGATCGCCGGAGTGCTGCTGGCGCCACACATCGTCAGCCACATCGCCGCGCCGCGCGCCAAGCTGTTCGGCGCGCTGTTCCTGATTCTCGCGCTGGTCGTCGTCGGTGAAGTGGCCGGTGTGGTGCTGGGACGGGCGGTGCGCGGCGCAATCCACAGCCGCGCAATCCGAACCGCCGACTCGGTCATCGGGGTGGGAGTGCAGCTCGTCGTGGTGCTCACCGCCGCGTGGCTGCTGGCGACGCCGCTGACCCAGTCGAAAGACCAGCCCGAGCTGGCGGCCGCGGTCCGCGGTTCGCGGGTGCTCGCCGAGGTCAACAACTTCGCACCCCCGTGGTTGAAGACTGTCCCCAAACGCCTTTCGGCGCTGCTGAATACCTCGGGGCTGCCCGCGGTGCTGGAGCCGTTCAGCCGCACGCCGGTGATCCCGGTCGAATCACCGGATCCCGCGCTGGCCACCAATCCGGTGGTAACGGCCGCTGCGCCCAGCGTCGTGAAGGTACGCAGCCTGGCGCCCAGCTGCCAGAAAGTGTTGGAGGGCACGGGATTTGTGATCGCTCCCGATCGGGTGATGACGAACGCACACGTGGTGGCCGGGTCCAGCAGCGTCCAGATCTACGCCAGCGGGAATCCGTTGGACGCCACCGTCGTTTCCTACGACCCGTCGGTCGACATTGCGATTCTTGCGATTCCGAACTTGCCGCCGCCGCCGCTGGCTTTCAGCGAAACCGAGGCGAAAACCGGCACCAACGTGGTGGTGTTGGGCTACCCGGGTGGGGGCAACTTCACCGCGACCCCGGCCAGGATTCGCGAAGCCATCAAACTCAGCGGCCCCGATATCTACCGGGATCCGACGCCGGTTACCCGCGACGTCTACACCATCAGAGCCAATGTGGAGCAAGGTAATTCGGGCGGCCCGTTGATCGACCTCAGCGGTCACGTGCTCGGTGTGGTGTTCGGCGCGGCCGTCGACGATCCCGATACCGGGTTCGTGTTGACCGCCGGCGAGGTGGCCGGCCAGCTGGCCAAGATCGGTGCCACCCAACAGGTGGGCACCGGGACCTGCGTCAGCTGA
- the acs gene encoding acetate--CoA ligase, translated as MTATHTEGPSSHPASYPPPAQFAEQANAGEDLYREAEKDRLAFWAKQANRLSWETPFTEVLDWSNAPFAKWFADGKLNVAYNCVDRHVEAGLGDRVAIHWEGEPVGDSRSLTYSELQTEVCKAANALTDLGLVAGDRVAIYMPLIPEAVVAMLACARLGVMHSVVFAGFTAKALGARIADAQAKLLITTDGQFRRGKPAPLKDAADEAVSDSDSPVENVLVVRRTGIDVSWNDDRDVWWHDVVDAASPEHTPEPFDAEQPLFLLYTSGTTGKPKGIVHTSGGYLTHASYTHYYVFDIKADKDVFWCTADIGWVTGHTYGVYGPLSNGVTEVLYEGTPDSPTQHRHFEIIEKYGVTIYYTAPTLIRTFMKWGREIPDAHDLTSLRLLGSVGEPINPEAWRWYRKVIGADKLPIVDTWWQTETGAAMISPLPGVAAAKPGSAMRPLPGVSAKIVDDHGDELVPAVHQGEHVTGYLVLDQPWPSMLRGIWGDPDRYVETYWSRFAEQGWYFAGDSAYYDRDGAIWVVGRIDDVMNVSGHRLSTAEVESALVGHVGVAEAAVVGMTDETTGQAICAFVVLCADFQVHDGIVDELRIQVATEISPIAKPREVHVVPELPKTRSGKIMRRLLRDVAEKRDLGDTSTLLDPGVFDAIRAAK; from the coding sequence GTGACCGCCACACACACCGAAGGCCCGTCCTCGCATCCGGCCTCGTACCCGCCGCCGGCGCAATTCGCCGAGCAGGCCAACGCCGGTGAGGACCTCTACCGCGAAGCCGAGAAAGACCGGCTGGCGTTCTGGGCCAAGCAGGCCAACCGGCTGTCGTGGGAGACGCCCTTCACCGAGGTGCTGGACTGGTCGAACGCTCCGTTCGCCAAGTGGTTCGCCGACGGGAAGCTCAACGTGGCGTACAACTGCGTCGACCGCCACGTCGAGGCGGGCCTCGGCGATCGGGTCGCCATCCACTGGGAGGGCGAACCCGTCGGCGACAGCCGCAGCCTGACCTATTCCGAGTTGCAGACCGAGGTGTGCAAGGCGGCCAACGCGTTGACCGACCTCGGACTGGTCGCCGGCGACCGGGTCGCGATCTACATGCCGCTGATCCCCGAAGCCGTGGTTGCGATGCTCGCCTGCGCCCGCCTCGGCGTCATGCACAGCGTCGTGTTCGCCGGTTTCACCGCGAAGGCACTAGGCGCCCGGATCGCCGACGCCCAGGCCAAGCTGTTGATCACCACCGACGGGCAGTTCCGCCGCGGCAAGCCCGCGCCGCTGAAGGACGCGGCCGACGAAGCCGTTTCGGATTCGGACAGCCCGGTCGAAAACGTTCTGGTGGTGCGGCGCACCGGAATTGACGTGTCTTGGAATGACGACCGTGATGTGTGGTGGCACGATGTCGTCGACGCCGCGTCCCCCGAGCACACCCCGGAGCCGTTCGACGCCGAGCAGCCGTTGTTCCTGCTGTACACCTCGGGCACCACCGGCAAGCCCAAGGGCATCGTGCACACCAGCGGCGGCTATCTGACTCACGCTTCCTATACGCACTACTACGTCTTCGACATCAAGGCCGACAAGGACGTGTTCTGGTGCACCGCCGACATCGGTTGGGTCACCGGACACACCTACGGTGTCTACGGGCCGCTGTCCAACGGTGTCACCGAGGTGCTCTATGAGGGCACCCCCGACTCACCCACCCAGCACCGGCATTTCGAAATCATCGAAAAGTACGGCGTGACAATCTATTACACCGCACCCACGCTCATCCGTACGTTCATGAAGTGGGGCCGCGAGATTCCGGACGCGCACGACCTGACCAGTCTGCGGCTACTGGGCTCGGTCGGTGAGCCGATCAACCCCGAGGCGTGGCGCTGGTACCGCAAGGTGATCGGCGCCGACAAGCTCCCGATCGTCGACACCTGGTGGCAGACCGAAACGGGCGCCGCGATGATCTCACCGCTGCCCGGAGTCGCTGCGGCTAAACCGGGTTCGGCGATGAGGCCGCTCCCGGGTGTCTCCGCGAAGATCGTCGACGACCACGGCGACGAGCTGGTGCCGGCCGTCCATCAGGGCGAACACGTGACCGGGTACCTGGTGCTGGATCAACCGTGGCCGTCCATGCTGCGCGGCATCTGGGGCGATCCGGATCGCTATGTCGAGACCTACTGGTCCAGGTTCGCCGAGCAGGGCTGGTACTTCGCCGGCGACAGCGCCTATTACGACCGCGACGGCGCGATCTGGGTGGTGGGCCGCATCGACGACGTGATGAACGTGTCGGGGCATCGACTTTCGACCGCCGAGGTGGAGTCGGCGCTGGTAGGCCACGTCGGGGTGGCCGAGGCGGCGGTGGTGGGCATGACCGACGAAACCACCGGCCAGGCGATTTGCGCGTTCGTCGTCCTGTGCGCCGACTTCCAGGTTCATGACGGGATCGTCGACGAGCTGCGCATCCAGGTGGCCACCGAGATCTCACCGATCGCGAAGCCGCGCGAGGTCCACGTGGTGCCCGAGCTGCCGAAGACCCGCAGCGGCAAGATCATGCGCCGGCTGCTGCGCGACGTCGCCGAAAAACGCGACCTCGGCGATACTTCGACGTTGCTCGATCCGGGTGTGTTCGACGCGATCCGAGCGGCGAAGTAA
- a CDS encoding alpha/beta fold hydrolase, which produces MAVPDPSVVRIDGPWRHLDVHANGIRFHVVEALPSGPGAPAAATARPLVMLLHGFGSFWWSWRHQLRGLTDARVVAVDLRGYGGSDKPPRGYDGWTLAGDTAGLIRALGHSSATLVGHADGGLCCWTTALLHSRLVRAIALISSPHPAALRRSALTRRDQSSALLPTLLRYQVPAWPERLLTRDNGAEIERLVKSRSSAKWVASEDFSQTIGYLRTAIQIPGAAHCALEYQRWAVRSQLRDEGRRFMKSMSRQLGVPLLHLRGDADPYVLADPVDHSQRYATQGRYVSITGAGHYSHEEMPEEVNKNLMRFFEQVH; this is translated from the coding sequence ATGGCAGTACCAGATCCGTCGGTGGTCCGCATCGACGGGCCGTGGCGCCATTTAGACGTGCACGCCAACGGCATTCGCTTCCACGTCGTCGAGGCGCTACCGTCCGGCCCCGGCGCACCCGCGGCCGCGACCGCACGACCGCTGGTAATGCTGCTGCACGGTTTTGGTTCGTTTTGGTGGTCGTGGCGTCACCAGCTGCGCGGGCTGACCGATGCCCGCGTGGTCGCGGTCGACCTGCGCGGCTACGGCGGCAGTGACAAACCGCCCCGCGGCTACGACGGCTGGACGCTCGCCGGCGATACGGCCGGACTCATTCGCGCGCTTGGACATTCGTCGGCGACGCTGGTCGGCCACGCCGACGGCGGGCTGTGCTGCTGGACCACCGCGCTGCTGCACTCGCGGCTGGTGCGCGCCATCGCGCTGATCAGCTCGCCACACCCGGCAGCGTTGCGACGATCAGCGTTGACGCGCCGCGATCAGAGTTCGGCATTACTGCCGACCTTGCTGCGTTATCAGGTGCCGGCGTGGCCCGAGCGCCTGCTGACCCGCGATAACGGCGCCGAGATCGAACGTCTCGTCAAAAGCCGTAGCTCCGCTAAATGGGTTGCCTCCGAGGACTTTTCACAGACCATCGGCTATCTGCGCACGGCGATCCAGATTCCCGGGGCGGCGCACTGCGCACTGGAATACCAGCGCTGGGCGGTGCGCAGCCAGCTGCGCGACGAAGGCAGACGATTCATGAAATCGATGTCGCGGCAGCTGGGGGTGCCGCTGCTACACCTGCGCGGCGACGCCGATCCCTATGTGCTGGCCGACCCGGTCGACCACAGCCAGCGCTATGCGACGCAGGGCCGCTATGTATCCATCACCGGCGCAGGGCATTACAGTCACGAAGAGATGCCCGAGGAAGTCAACAAAAACCTGATGAGGTTTTTCGAGCAGGTGCACTGA
- a CDS encoding peptide ABC transporter substrate-binding protein produces the protein MRSRPAWPAFAGVVMLTVASLAGCGGGALSPELVVVNGGEPPNPLIPTGTNDSLGGRILDRLFAGLVSYDADGKPAPEVAQSIETTDNVNYRITLKPGWKFTDGSAVTARSFVDAWNYGALSANAQLQQEFFSPIAGFDDVAGPPGDGKPTTMSGLRVVNDLEFTVRLKAPTVDFTLRLGHNAFYPLPDMAFRDMAAFGRNPVGDGPYRLADSPDGPAWEHNVKIDLKPNPEYHGNRKARNKGLRFEFYGNLDTAYADLLSGNLDVLDTIPSSALTIYQRDLGGNAASGPVAVSQSLDTPLRLPHFGGEEGRLRRLALSAAINRPQICQQIFNGTRSPARDFTARSLPGFDPNIPGNDALDFNPERARQLWAQANAISPWSGRYAIAYNADSGHQEWVDAVANSIKNVLGIDVVGAPHPTFAGFRTQITNRTIDTAFRAGWIGDYPSMIEFVAPLYATGAGSNDVGYSSREFDAGLAAAEAAPSLQQADVLVNVAQRILLHDMPAVPLWYYIAVVGWSPEVSNVRVTWNGLPDYENMVKA, from the coding sequence ATGCGGAGCAGGCCGGCCTGGCCGGCTTTCGCTGGCGTCGTCATGCTGACGGTCGCGTCGCTGGCCGGCTGCGGTGGCGGCGCGCTGAGCCCTGAACTTGTCGTGGTGAATGGCGGCGAACCGCCCAACCCGCTGATTCCGACCGGCACCAACGACAGTCTGGGCGGGCGGATCCTGGATCGGCTGTTCGCCGGCTTGGTGTCCTACGACGCCGACGGCAAACCGGCACCGGAGGTGGCACAGTCGATCGAGACCACCGACAACGTCAACTACCGGATCACTCTCAAACCGGGCTGGAAGTTCACCGACGGTTCGGCGGTGACGGCGCGTTCGTTTGTCGACGCGTGGAATTATGGCGCCCTGAGCGCCAATGCTCAACTGCAGCAGGAATTTTTCAGCCCGATCGCCGGATTCGACGACGTCGCCGGTCCGCCGGGTGATGGCAAGCCGACCACGATGTCCGGCTTGCGGGTGGTCAACGATCTCGAGTTCACCGTGCGGCTCAAGGCGCCGACCGTCGATTTCACCTTGCGGCTGGGCCACAACGCGTTCTACCCCTTGCCGGACATGGCATTTCGCGACATGGCGGCGTTCGGGCGCAACCCGGTGGGCGACGGGCCCTATCGGCTGGCCGACAGTCCCGACGGGCCGGCCTGGGAGCACAACGTCAAGATCGACTTGAAACCCAATCCCGAGTACCACGGCAACCGCAAGGCGCGAAACAAGGGCCTGAGGTTCGAGTTCTACGGCAACCTGGATACCGCCTATGCCGACCTGCTGTCCGGCAATCTCGATGTCCTGGACACCATTCCGTCCAGCGCGTTGACGATCTATCAGCGCGACCTGGGCGGCAACGCCGCCAGCGGACCGGTCGCGGTCAGCCAATCGCTCGACACGCCGTTGCGGCTACCGCATTTCGGTGGTGAGGAGGGACGGCTGCGGCGGTTGGCCCTGTCGGCGGCCATCAACCGCCCGCAGATTTGTCAGCAGATCTTCAACGGCACCCGCAGCCCGGCCCGCGATTTCACCGCACGCTCCCTGCCGGGGTTCGATCCGAACATCCCGGGCAACGACGCCCTGGACTTCAACCCCGAACGGGCACGGCAACTCTGGGCGCAGGCCAACGCGATCTCGCCGTGGAGCGGGCGGTACGCCATCGCCTACAACGCCGACAGCGGCCATCAGGAGTGGGTGGACGCGGTGGCCAACAGCATCAAGAACGTGCTCGGCATCGACGTCGTCGGCGCGCCGCACCCCACCTTCGCGGGGTTCCGTACCCAGATCACCAACCGCACCATCGACACCGCCTTCCGCGCCGGCTGGATCGGCGACTATCCGTCGATGATCGAGTTCGTCGCGCCGCTGTACGCGACCGGCGCGGGATCCAATGACGTCGGATACTCCAGCCGGGAGTTCGACGCCGGCCTGGCGGCCGCCGAGGCCGCGCCCAGCCTGCAGCAGGCCGACGTTCTGGTCAACGTTGCCCAACGAATCCTGTTGCACGACATGCCCGCTGTGCCGCTCTGGTACTACATCGCCGTGGTCGGGTGGTCGCCGGAAGTCAGCAACGTCAGGGTCACGTGGAACGGGCTGCCCGACTACGAGAACATGGTCAAGGCCTAA